The Zalophus californianus isolate mZalCal1 chromosome 8, mZalCal1.pri.v2, whole genome shotgun sequence genome has a segment encoding these proteins:
- the RNF149 gene encoding E3 ubiquitin-protein ligase RNF149 has protein sequence MAWRRRPEAGVGARGALVLLALALYAPGARGRALEWYSAVVSTEYVDPHTNRTVWSVSESARFGDSSPKEGAQGLVGVPRAADRDPEGCAPDTRFLVPAPGGRGDAPWVALVARGGCTFKDKVLVAARRNASAVVLYNEEGHGNLTTPMSHAGTGNIVVIMVSYPKGREILDLVQKGIAVKMTIGVGTRHVQEFISGQSVVFVAIAFITMMIISLAWLIFYYIQRFLYTGSQFGSQSHRKEAKKIIGQLPLHTVKHGEKGIDVDAENCAVCIENFKVKDIIRILPCKHIFHRICIDPWLLDHRTCPMCKLDVIKALGYWGELEDVQEMPAPEPPLGSVLAANLSITLQDDRSEGSNLPSASTGDSAPQCDASFKEDAGENTALLETGRSDLQCGGPIS, from the exons ATGGCGTGGCGGCGGCGGCCCGAGGCCGGCGTCGGGGCCCGCGGCGCGCTGGTGCTGCTGGCGCTGGCCCTGTACGCGCCCGGGGCCAGGGGCCGGGCGCTCGAGTGGTACTCGGCCGTGGTTAGCACCGAGTACGTGGACCCGCACACGAACCGCACCGTGTGGAGCGTCTCGGAGAGCGCCCGCTTCGGCGACAGTTCGCCCAAGGAGGGCGCGCAGGGCCTGGTGGGCGTCCCGCGCGCGGCGGACCGCGACCCCGAGGGCTGCGCGCCCGACACTCGCTTTCTCGTGCCAGCGCCCGGCGGCCGGGGGGACGCGCCCTGGGTCGCCCTGGTGGCGCGCGGGGGCTGCACCTTCAAGGACAAGGTGCTGGTGGCGGCGCGGAGGAACGCCTCGGCCGTGGTCCTCTACAACGAGGAGGGCCACGGGAACCTCACCACGCCCATGTCCCACGCGG GAACAGGAAATATAGTGGTCATTATGGTTAGCTacccaaaaggaagagaaattttgGATCTGGTGCAGAAAGGCATTGCAGTCAAAATGACCATAGGGGTTGGCACCCGCCATGTACAGGAGTTTATCAGTGGTCAATCTGTGGTATTTGTGGCCATCGCCTTCATCACCATGATGATTATCTCATTAGCCTGGCTGATATTTTACTATATACAGCGTTTCCTATATACTGGCTCACAGTTTGGAAGTCAG AGCCATAGGAAAGAAGCTAAGAAAATCATTGGCCAGCTTCCACTTCATACTGTAAAGCATGGAGAAAAG GGAATTGATGTTGATGCTGAAAACTGTGCTGTGtgtattgaaaattttaaagtaaaggaCATTATCAGAATTCTGCCATGCaa gcATATTTTTCATAGAATATGCATTGACCCATGGCTTTTGGATCACCGCACGTGTCCAATGTGTAAACTTGATGTCATCAAAGCCCTGGGATATTGG GGAGAACTTGAGGATGTGCAGGAGATGCCTGCTCCAGAACCTCCCCTTGGGAGTGTTTTGGCTGCAAATTTGAGTATTACTTTACAAGATGACAGAAGTGAGGGGAGCAATTTGCCATCGGCTTCCACTGGTGATTCTGCACCACAGTGTGATGCCAGTTTCAAAGAAGATGCAGGTGAAAACACAGCCTTACTAG AAACGGGCAGGAGTGACCTTCAATGTGGAGGACCCATCTCCTAG